In the Malaya genurostris strain Urasoe2022 chromosome 1, Malgen_1.1, whole genome shotgun sequence genome, one interval contains:
- the LOC131429834 gene encoding bromodomain-containing protein DDB_G0270170-like, translating to MPRTDPRMVNESRIQPGRVMILLRDPLIMDDVVMQIAKQYGYIKGLHRPSSNPQLIFVQYQNDECTAEAIEKLRNYPIFLNVDLAVKSEKYQHEHENNGGNNARNLGGGKQKMNNRQNQRPNDSNLNMSNGNNNNNNNSMKDSSYHQMDNDSSLNNFYQPEIPLGCWYCTKMPSFECQCGAYYCDTNCQRLDWDKHRSICMPRLVPISYSNKRMLQEATASKQNSSLSGSSYASPSQELNSSQSHQIPRKVGNETSSPGKQQQQQNQRRNAQNNQKKNQSDQGNKSTQNKLDNSNNQKSPTAQNSQKNASSPEDSGKLNQLGNKLQRLKLAKSAKEGILQPGPFPRTGSRVKISASLASGVVYIYHENSKPGEPSDYLKLANRVYQASKDAQPVDSIPKMDDVIFAPFMGEYYRAKVLQVKGDQLEIQYPDFGNMATISWQQARQIADDDLKWTKYLTMPAMLEGVGTLTGEMKKLLDSFEEIVEFELLKATDMEDSDMKDIVLKRPKETTTLNVELIELKEKEQRQREEKKSQDRRDKEDQQKKAETEQSAKIADPNNYEPVLFDESIESKQLPLDSKQKLMIIDASDLLETRLISVIGCGYIEEYGAVVQDCGTLGPLDPNPYKPTQEGEVCLVLHENDWTRALYDISEGNFMLLDVGILASVPTANVRRFPPGLSRIVYNNEVIVENLAVLKAMMINGKSDSIHGKAIEAWVSASDDGVCIRIVP from the exons ATGCACTGCGGAAGCAATTGAAAAGTTACGTAACTATCCAATATTCCTGAACGTAGATCTGGCGGTCAAATCCGAAAAGTATCAACACGAACACGAGAACAACGGCGGAAATAACGCCAGAAACCTTGGCGGAGGG aaacaaaaaatgaacaatCGTCAGAATCAGAGACCCAACGATAGCAACCTCAATATGTCCAAtggtaacaacaacaacaataacaacagcaTGAAAGATTCGTCGTATCACCAGATGGATAATGATTCCTCACTAAAT AACTTTTATCAACCGGAAATCCCATTGGGCTGTTGGTACTGCACTAAAATGCCGAGTTTTGAGTGTCAGTGCGGTGCTTACTATTGCGATACCAACTGTCAGCGATTGGATTGGGACAAGCACAGAAGCATCTGCATGCC GCGTCTGGTGCCGATTTCCTACTCTAACAAACGTATGCTGCAGGAAGCGACTGCTTCCAAGCAAAACTCATCCCTCTCTGGTTCAAGCTATGCCTCACCGTcacaggaactgaattcaagccAATCGCATCAGATTCCCAGGAAGGTAGGCAACGAAACCAGTTCTCccggaaaacaacaacaacaacaaaatcaaCGCCGAAATGCTCAAAACAACCAGAAGAAGAATCAATCGGATCAAGGCAATAAATCCACCCAGAATAAACTGGACAATAGCAACAATCAAAAAAGTCCCACTGCCCAGAACTCCCAGAAAAATGCCTCGTCGCCGGAAGATTCTGGCAAATTGAATCAACTAGGCAACAAACTGCAGCGCCTTAAGCTGGCCAAATCGGCCAAAGAAGGCATCCTTCAACCGGGTCCATTCCCGCGCACCGGCAGTCGAGTGAAAATTTCAGCTTCCCTCGCATCGGGTGTGGTTTACATTTATCACGAAAACAGTAAACCGGGCGAACCGAGTGATTATCTGAAGCTGGCCAATCGAGTGTATCAGGCGTCGAAAGATGCGCAACCGGTCGACAGTATTCCTAAGATGGACGATGTCATTTTTGCTCCCTTCATGGGTGAGTACTATCGTGCCAAGGTGTTGCAAGTGAAGGGGGATCAGCTGGAAATACAATATCCGGATTTCGGAAACATGGCAACGATCTCGTGGCAGCAGGCACGCCAAATTGCCGACGATGATCTCAAGTGGACCAAATATCTTACCATGCCAGCAATGCTGGAAGGTGTCGGAACGCTCACGGGTGAAATGAAAAAACTGTTGGACTCCTTTGAGGAGATAGTCGAGTTTGAACTGCTGAAGGCTACCGACATGGAGGACTCGGACATGAAGGACATCGTACTGAAACGTCCGAAGGAGACCACCACGTTGAATGTGGAGTTGATAGAGCTGAAGGAAAAGGAGCAAAGGCAACGCGAGGAAAAGAAATCCCAAGACCGCCGAGATAAGGAGGATCAGCAGAAGAAAGCAGAAACCGAGCAGTCTGCGAAGATTGCCGATCCGAACAATTACGAGCCGGTTCTGTTTGAT GAATCGATCGAAAGCAAGCAACTGCCACTGGACTCGAAGCAGAAACTGATGATCATTGATGCAAGTGATCTGCTCGAAACACGCCTAATCTCGGTGATTGGCTGTGGATACATCGAGGAATACGGAGCGGTTGTACAGGACTGCGGTACGCTTGGTCCGCTCGATCCGAATCCCTACAAGCCCACCCAGGAGGGTGAAGTTTGTTTGGTGTTGCACGAAAACGACTGGACCCGGGCATTGTACGATATCTCCGAGGGAAATTTCATGCTACTGGACGTGGGTATTCTTGCCAGTGTACCGACGGCCAACGTCAGACGGTTCCCACCCGGACTGAGTCGAATTGTCTACAATAACGAGGTGATCGTTGAAA ATTTGGCAGTGCTCAAGGCGATGATGATCAACGGTAAGTCGGACAGTATTCATGGCAAGGCGATCGAAGCCTGGGTTTCCGCGTCCGATGATGGCGTCTGCATTCGGATTGTTCCCTGA
- the LOC131429848 gene encoding putative trypsin-6: MVQFIITAIMLRCISVKVLLLVLMHSDSTFERPIVNGFEPGYPEQFHFAVSLQRVLENAGNNRTHFCGGTYIGNRWIVTATHCITGFENKTIVAYIGGHTLNTTESRRIFPIEETVINPSYNRVTLAGDIALLRIVEPTESDDQFLELLDNMIESTLLLPNRPLTGSGTYNSNVLNVIDDREGEGHDNDEYGSEECHIFGYGSATYYGPGSDTLQYGSVQPLSHRECREMLGPVLAPATANSGMFCAIGYADACKGDSGGGLVCRPRLSAPSKEESLDESRPYSLRGIISYGAGCGLPASPGVYTDVGFYWNWIQEQILL, from the exons ATGGTCCAGTTCATCATTACAGCAATAATGCTCCGTTGCATTTCGGTAAAGGTGTTGTTACTTGTTCTAATGCACAGTGACAGTACATTCGAAAGACCGATCGTAAACGGATTTGAGCCGGGATATCCAGAACAGTTTCACTTTGCCGTGTCACTGCAACGTGTTCTCGAAAATGCAGGAAACAATCGGACGCACTTTTGTGGTGGAACGTACATCGGTAATCGGTGGATTGTGACTGCCACTCATTGCATTACTGGTTT TGAAAATAAAACTATCGTTGCCTACATTGGAGGGCACACGCTAAACACCACCGAATCTAGAAGGATTTTTCCAATTGAAGAAACTGTCATCAATCCGAGTTATAACCG AGTTACTCTGGCAGGCGATATTGCCCTACTCCGTATAGTAGAACCCACCGAATCTGACGACCAATTTCTTGAATTACTAGACAATATGATAGAGAGTACACTTTTATTACCGAACAGGCCTTTAACCGGCAGTGGCACCTATAATTCTAATGTCCTTAACGTAATCGACGACCGAGAGGGGGAGGGGCACGATAATGACGAGTACGGCTCTGAAGAATGTCATATTTTCGGCTACGGGTCCGCCACGTATTACGGTCCGGGAAGTGATACCTTACAGTACGGTTCCGTTCAACCGCTCAGTCACAGAGAGTGTAGGGAAATGCTAGGGCCGGTGCTAGCTCCGGCAACGGCCAATTCTGGAATGTTTTGCGCTATTGGATACGCCGATGCTTGCAAG GGAGACTCCGGCGGAGGATTGGTATGTCGACCGAGGTTATCTGCGCCGTCGAAGGAAGAATCACTCGATGAAAGTAGACCGTACTCACTGCGGGGGATTATCTCCTACGGGGCTGGATGTGGTCTTCCTGCGTCACCCGGAGTCTATACCGATGTGGGTTTTTATTGGAATTGGATTCAGGAGCAAATTTTGCTCTGA
- the LOC131429843 gene encoding organic cation transporter protein — protein MNEDDTRKDVCLVENGSAPQQQLNTGNGKICVQSTSGELKQIVLDGLEKKGDRGIWLWTLFILCLTPNILNGFHVSSYVFLGKMPENYYCLIPSLQQNGWTHDEIRNISTVRGLEKNGTCTVYNWDYAYLAEMNYRNALDYIAERPRPEQVPCLGTPGFEMYYEQKPGASIVPEWDLICERTALRSTVQVALSVGKFFGASTFGVLSDKYGRKSSFAIAAILYVVASLLTTFSPYYILLLLGRVGLGASASGVFYPAFALLTENIGVRHRSWMSIAFNFSYPIGMLILALAAYYINSWRDLSLALTIPSFLLIIHLCFLVESPRWLLSKGRERRAYRMVFGRKPPQELCDNDRELSPEEVAAAVAKNAETPKPSVGVRVKQTFSEFTKLYGTPKLCQRALICHFTWCVTSLCYYVTALNADNFAANRNVYVATTGSVDIVAYILSMIVLAYFGRKSTSFCFFLYAGICLLVVLAIPRENTTTVVTLAMLGRLGITAVYAVLTLHTAELFPTEIRNTALGICSTMAHIGSIAAPYIVDLLGQFAWWIPTTICGTAILVAGFFTLLHPETRHAALKDHAKQETDATDNNKAMKQ, from the exons ATGAATGAAGATGATACAAGAAAGGATGTGTGTCTCGTAGAGAATGGTAGCGCTCCTCAGCAGCAGCTGAATACCGGCAATGGGAAAATATGCGTTCAATCCACGTCAGGCGAGCTGAAGCAAATCGTCCTCGATGGATTGGAAAAGAAGGGAGACCGTGGCATCTGGTTGTG gacGCTCTTCATTTTGTGCCTTACTCCAAACATCCTAAATGGCTTCCATGTGTCGTCGTATGTGTTCCTGGGCAAAATGCCGGAGAATTACTACTGCCTCATACCAAGCCTTCAGCAGAACGGATGGACCCACGATGAGATTAGGAACATATCCACAGTCAG AGGCTTGGAGAAAAACGGGACATGCACGGTTTACAACTGGGACTACGCGTACTTAGCGGAAATGAACTACCGAAACGCGTTGGATTACATTGCCGAACGTCCACGACCTGAGCAGGTGCCATGTCTGGGAACGCCCGGCTTCGAAATGTATTACGAACAGAAACCCGGAGCTTCCATTGTACCGGAATGGGATCTAATTTGTGAACGAACCGCTCTCAGATCTACAGTTCAAGTGGCGCTTTCGGTGGGTAAATTTTTTGGGGCGTCCACCTTCGGTGTTCTTTCGGATAAGTATGGTAGGAAAAGTAGTTTCGCGATCGCCGCCATACTGTACGTGGTCGCCAGTTTGCTGACTACCTTTTCACCCTACTACATCCTGTTGTTGCTCGGACGGGTTGGACTGGGAGCATCTGCTTCCGGTGTATTCTATCCTGCTTTTGCTTTGT TGACGGAAAACATCGGTGTTCGACATCGATCCTGGATGAGCATAGCATTCAACTTTTCCTACCCAATTGGAATGCTTATTCTAGCACTGGCCGCTTACTACATAAACTCATGGCGAGATCTGTCGTTGGCTTTGACAATACCGTCTTTTTTGCTGATCATTCATCTCTG TTTCCTAGTTGAATCTCCTCGATGGTTGCTGAGTAAGGGCCGAGAACGTCGCGCATACCGGATGGTGTTTGGGCGTAAGCCACCTCAGGAACTGTGCGATAATGATAGAGAACTTAGTCCGGAAGAAGTGGCGGCTGCAGTAGCAAAAAATGCAGAGACTCCCAAACCATCGGTGGGCGTACGAGTGAAGCAAACATTTAGTGAATTTACCAAACTCTACGGAACTCCGAAGTTGTGTCAGCGAGCACTGATTTGTCACTTTACATGGTGTGTAACATCGCTCTGCTACTACGTAACAG CGCTCAATGCAGACAACTTCGCTGCCAACCGGAACGTCTACGTGGCCACCACGGGTTCGGTGGACATTGTAGCTTACATCCTATCGATGATAGTGTTGGCCTATTTTGGCCGCAAAAGTACATCTTTTTGTTTCTTTCTGTATGCCGGCATCTGTCTCCTGGTGGTGCTGGCCATTCCTAGAGAAAACACCACCACTGTGGTCACCTTAGCTATGCTCGGTCGGTTAGGAATAACGGCTGTGTATGCCGTGTTGACGCTGCACACGGCAGAACTGTTTCCCACCGAAATTCGGAACACAGCACTCGGGATCTGCTCCACCATGGCACACATAGGTTCAATCGCAGCGCCTTACATAGTGGATTTACTCGGTCAGTTTGCCTGGTGGATTCCTACGACGATCTGCGGTACTGCAATACTGGTGGCAGGATTTTTCACTCTGCTGCACCCGGAGACGAGGCATGCAGCTTTGAAAGACCACGCCAAGCAGGAAACTGATGCCACGGACAATAATAAAGCGATGAAACAGTAG